The nucleotide sequence TTTTCGCGGCGCAGCGCCGTCCCTTCTAGCAGGCGGCGCAGCTGCTCAGGATCTGGAACCCAGAACCTGAGCATGCGCACCGCCGCGAAATCGCCCTCACTGGCAGTGGGATAGCCCGCTCCGGCCCAGTCGCCGAACTCGAGAAGTTGTCGCGCGCGGGGGCCGTTTGCAGCTGTATAGAGCCGCTGCAGCACCGCGCGGTCTGTCAGCGTGGCCCCCTCTCCCTGGGGCGAACGCGGAGCTGACGCCACCTCCAGCCGATCCAGTACGGCGCTGAGTGTGCCCAGCGCACGGCCCCGCCCACCCAGAACTTCGCCGGTCACGGTCACGAACCCGCTCCCCAGCACTTCGATGCCTGCCTGCCGCCGGTTGCGCGGGAGACTGCCACGCAACCACAGATGTGTTCCGCCGCCCGGCGACCGCTCCGCATAGCCCGGCAGCGTCGACAGCAGGGCCTGCGCCCCCGTCGTGAGGGGCAGATCCACATCCAGGGCCGCCAGCCCGAGCCCGGGGGACAGCGCCACACCCACCCCGCCAGCGCTGTGCTGGCGGGCGAGATGATGTGCCTCAGGCAACGTGAGGCCAGCGCCGCGGCAGTCGATCGGACGCAGACTGCCGGCCCTGGGCAGCGCGGGCACTTTGCTGGTCTTTCCATTGGCCCGGGGCAGCGCCAGCCACGGCAGCCAAGTCGCCAGCACGACGAGCTCGGGCGGCAGCGTGACCTGCAGATGATCCAGCCGGCGCAGCCCAGGAGGGCAAAGCGCTTTGCCCTCCTGGTCCAGCGCAATGGTCATGGCACACCCGCGGCCGCGCGAGCTCGGAGTTGCTGGGCGCGCAGCAGTTCCCCCCGATACCGGCGGACCAGATTTCTCGCTGCGTTGAGGTGTGCATCCAGGGCATGGCCGCGGGGGCACGTGAATACGCGTCCCCGCCGGGTGCCCCGGGTGGCTCCCGGGCACTGGCTACACAGTTGGCTGGTAAACGCGGCGGGAACCCGCACCACGCGAATGCCGCGGGCGTGGGCGCGCTGCGGAAGCCATGATTGGTGCCAGTCCGCCACCGCGTGACGACGGGCCGCATTGGGAAAGTTGTTCCGGAACCCGCCGTAATCGAGCTGCTCCAGCACCAGTGTGCCGGCCTCGGCCAGCACCGGCACCATCAGCGCTTCCAGCGCCGCGCGCGCTGCGGTGTAGTTGAGGATCCGCGCGAGCGCCTGGACCTCAGCCGACTCGCCAGCGGGCACAGTCGGCTGGGCGATGTCCCAGGTCGTTTCGTGCCGCTGGCCCCAGGCCGCCGTCGCCAGGGGACGCAGCCCGATATCCACGCCGATCACGCCGTGTCCTGCGGGCGTGGACCCACTGGGAGCCTGCCCGTACAGCACCACAAACCATTCTTTTCCCCGCAACACCAGGCGGGTCCGGTCTCGGAGCCACGTGGTTGGCACCCAGATATCGTCGATCAGGTCCACGGCCGTCGAGGGTTGACGGCCCTGGGCGGCTGCCGCGCGCACCCCGGCCAGCCAGGCCGCCTCTTCCGCCTGGGTCATCGGCGCCAGCAGCGCGGTCATCAGCGGCTTGATGTCCGGGTACTGGGAGTAGCCGTTCGATGCCGTAATGATCGAGCAATATTCTTGTTCAGGCAGGCGGTAGAAATCGCCGCTGATGGTGAGGTCGCCCAGTTGAAGCTGGCGGTCATGCACCAGCGTCTGGGCGCTCAGCAGCGCGCTGACCGGGCGGTAGACCTGCCCCTTTTGCATGACCCGCAGCTGCTCGTCGCTGGGCTGCAGCTGGCGCTGCGCAACCGCCTGGCGCAGGTACGGATACGCGCTTCTGGCTACGGGCAGGACGTGGTAGGTGATGTTTCTGTTCTTTAGGCTCATTCGGCCTCCTTGCCGCCGGGGCTGTCATGTTCTTTTCTCCCTTTGGCGCAGGAACAAAATCCTCTGTCCGGGTGACCCTGCTCCCCCTGGTTACGGTGAGGTATGACGATTCCCCTTCCCGCCGGCGTGGCGCTCCTGGTGCTGTGCGATGTCGCGGACGCCGGCGCGCTCACGGCCGCCGCCATCACCCGCCAGCGCGGCCCCTGCCCCAACTGGAATGCCCTGATCACAGCGGGTCTGCTCACGTCGCTCGCCACCGTGCGCGGCGCGGTGCTGGTGCTCAGCCCCCGGGGCCACGCGTTGCTGCAGGCCCATCGTCACGGCCTCCACGACCGCGTGAGTGGCGTCGAGCGCGCGGTGGACCGCAGCTATCAACAGGACGCGCTGGCCCTGCTGCAAGACCAGGGCTACCGGGTGATCCAGCCCCACCGCCAGGGCGGGCCCCTGGGCCACGCGCGCATTGTCCGGTACACCGTTGAGGTGCCGGACGCACAGCTGGCGCAGCTGGAAGACGCCTGGCCCAGTCGCCCCCCACCCGGTCCGGGCCAGCCTTTTTACGAATCGCTAGGCCGCCCATCGGTCTACGCCACCTGCAGCCGGGGGGGCCGGGGCCGAAAGGCCATCCAGGGGCTGATCGAGCGCGTGCACCACCGCGACATCGTCACCTGGCGGGCCCCGCTGATCGTGTTCGTGCCGGACCTGGACCCGGACCTGAGGGCCTACCTGCGGCGGCGACACGCTGCGCAGCGCACGGCGGCGCTCGACCGGCAATACGGATCAGGGCAGATGCACGACGGCCGGCCCCGGTGGGCCGAACTGGACGTGCGGGTGCTGCCGATGTAGAACTTTGGTCAACTGGAATTCGTCTGAAGCGCAGACTCCTGGACAGGCAGAGTGCGCTGACGCCGAAAA is from Deinococcus aerolatus and encodes:
- a CDS encoding phage NrS-1 polymerase family protein, coding for MTIALDQEGKALCPPGLRRLDHLQVTLPPELVVLATWLPWLALPRANGKTSKVPALPRAGSLRPIDCRGAGLTLPEAHHLARQHSAGGVGVALSPGLGLAALDVDLPLTTGAQALLSTLPGYAERSPGGGTHLWLRGSLPRNRRQAGIEVLGSGFVTVTGEVLGGRGRALGTLSAVLDRLEVASAPRSPQGEGATLTDRAVLQRLYTAANGPRARQLLEFGDWAGAGYPTASEGDFAAVRMLRFWVPDPEQLRRLLEGTALRREKWERGDYLERTIRRALDLGGPVWRSPAG
- a CDS encoding zinc ribbon domain-containing protein yields the protein MSLKNRNITYHVLPVARSAYPYLRQAVAQRQLQPSDEQLRVMQKGQVYRPVSALLSAQTLVHDRQLQLGDLTISGDFYRLPEQEYCSIITASNGYSQYPDIKPLMTALLAPMTQAEEAAWLAGVRAAAAQGRQPSTAVDLIDDIWVPTTWLRDRTRLVLRGKEWFVVLYGQAPSGSTPAGHGVIGVDIGLRPLATAAWGQRHETTWDIAQPTVPAGESAEVQALARILNYTAARAALEALMVPVLAEAGTLVLEQLDYGGFRNNFPNAARRHAVADWHQSWLPQRAHARGIRVVRVPAAFTSQLCSQCPGATRGTRRGRVFTCPRGHALDAHLNAARNLVRRYRGELLRAQQLRARAAAGVP